Within Actinomycetota bacterium, the genomic segment GGCGGGTCGGCCTGCTTCCAGAACTCGCGCACCTCCGGATCCACCGCGCCGTCAGGCCCGTAGACGCCGGACTTCTTGCGCGCCACCAGCTCCTTGAAGTTCTCGCTCACCACGTAGCGGTCCGGGAAGGCGCCCGCCAGGGTCTCGTTGGTGTGCAGGGCGATGGCCGGGCCCACCAGGGCCAGGAGCACGAAGGGGGGCATGGGTCCGCCCATGGCCCACAGCGCGTCGTCCACGTCCTTGAAGTCGTTGCCCTCGTCCACCAGCTTCAGCGTCTCCACCATGGAGCGCAGCAGCAGGCGGTTGACGATGAAGGCCGGGGCGTCCTTGCAGAGCACGCAGCGCTTGCCCAGCTTCTTGCCAGTGTCGAAGGCGGTGATGAGGGCGGGGTCGCTGGTCTTCTCGGCCTTGATGATCTCCAGCAGGGGCATGGCCGCCACCGGGTTGAAGAAGTGGAAGCCCACCACGCGCTCGGGGTGCTTGAGGTCCGAGGCCATCTCCGTCACCGACAGCGATGAGGTGTTGGTGGCCAGGATGCACGTCTCGGAGACGAACTCCTCCAGCTCGCCGTAGACCTTCTTCTTGATGGGCATCTCCTCGAGCACCGCCTCGATTACGAAGTCGCAGTCGGCCATGTCGGCGTAGTCCAGGGTGGGCTCCACCAGGCTCAGCAGCCAGGGCACCTGGCCCTTGTCGATGCGGCCCTTCTCGGCCTGGCGGTTGATCTCCTGCTCGATGTAGCCCACGCCCTTGTCCACGAACTCCTGCTTGATGTCCTTGATGACCACGGGCACCTTCATGCGGCGCAGGAAGAGCACCGCCAGCTGGCTGCCCATGAGCCCCGCTCCCAGGATGCCCACCTTCTTCACCGGCTGGGGAGCGCCCTCGGGCACGCCCACCGGCTTCTTGGCCCGGCGCTGGGTGAGGTCGAATGCATAGGCCCCCGCCTGCATCTGTGGCGAGGGGATGAGGGTGGCCAGGGCCTCGTCCTCCAGGGCGAAACCCTCGTCGATGGTGTTGTCCCTGGCGGCTTTGATGTTGTCGATGGCGATGTAGGGAGCCCTGGAATTGCCGTGCACCTTGGAGTCGGCCACGGCCCGTGCCTGCGCCGCCAGGGCGTCCAGGTTGGACCAGTCGGGCTCCGGCCTCTCAACTTTCTCCGTGCCCTGCAGTAGACCCACGGTGAAGGCGACGGTCTTGTCCAGCAGGTCGACGGCCTCGAAGAAGCGGTCGGCGATGCCCATCTCGAATGCCTTCTTGCCGTTGATCATACGGTTGTTGTTGAGGGCATTGTGGATGATGATCTCCAGCGCCTTCTCGGGGCCGATGAGCTTGGGCAGCAGGGTGGTGCCGCCCCATCCCGGTATGAGCCCCAGGAAGCACTCGGGGAAGCCCACCGCGGCGGCGCCGGGAGAGATGGTGCGGTAGTCGCACGCCAGCGCGATCTCCAGCCCCCCGCCCAGGGCGACGCCGTTGACGGCGGCCACCGTCGGGCAGGGCAGGTCGATGATGCGCTTGAAGGCGGCGTGTCCGGTCTGGGCCACCTCCAGGGCCAGTTCCCTCGTCTTCACTTCCGGCACCATGGTCAGGTCGGCACCGGCTCCGAAGATAAAGGGCTTCCCGGTGAGGATCATGGCCTTGACGCCGGGCTCCGCCTCGACGCGGTCCAGGCAGGCGTTGAGGGCAGCCATGCCGCCCAGGCCGAAGCTGTTGGGCTTGCGGTAGTCCTCGCCGTTGTCCATGGTTACAAGAGCGATCTTGCCGGCCGGCGATTCGAAATAGGTATCCTTAAACTGGGTTACCAGCTCCTCGGGCATCTCTTACCTCCTTTCCTTCCACACATCCTAGTTCTGGACGTTCTCGAAGATGGCGGACGCGCCCTGGCCCAGGCCCACGCACAACGTGGCGAGCCCGTATTTCGCCTTGGGGTTCTCCGCGAACTCGTAGGCCAGCTGGGCAGT encodes:
- a CDS encoding 3-hydroxyacyl-CoA dehydrogenase NAD-binding domain-containing protein, whose translation is MPEELVTQFKDTYFESPAGKIALVTMDNGEDYRKPNSFGLGGMAALNACLDRVEAEPGVKAMILTGKPFIFGAGADLTMVPEVKTRELALEVAQTGHAAFKRIIDLPCPTVAAVNGVALGGGLEIALACDYRTISPGAAAVGFPECFLGLIPGWGGTTLLPKLIGPEKALEIIIHNALNNNRMINGKKAFEMGIADRFFEAVDLLDKTVAFTVGLLQGTEKVERPEPDWSNLDALAAQARAVADSKVHGNSRAPYIAIDNIKAARDNTIDEGFALEDEALATLIPSPQMQAGAYAFDLTQRRAKKPVGVPEGAPQPVKKVGILGAGLMGSQLAVLFLRRMKVPVVIKDIKQEFVDKGVGYIEQEINRQAEKGRIDKGQVPWLLSLVEPTLDYADMADCDFVIEAVLEEMPIKKKVYGELEEFVSETCILATNTSSLSVTEMASDLKHPERVVGFHFFNPVAAMPLLEIIKAEKTSDPALITAFDTGKKLGKRCVLCKDAPAFIVNRLLLRSMVETLKLVDEGNDFKDVDDALWAMGGPMPPFVLLALVGPAIALHTNETLAGAFPDRYVVSENFKELVARKKSGVYGPDGAVDPEVREFWKQADPPRKLDAQAMRDRVGEALADECWRMLDDGVVGAPEEIDICMIFGAGYPFYMGGLTRFLDYAGYSEKVKGRKFHPNA